The Quercus robur chromosome 3, dhQueRobu3.1, whole genome shotgun sequence DNA segment AAAGATGTAGGTAGTGAATCTTGTTTAAACTTTGAACAATGAGTTTGAGTACTGTTAACTTAAAAAGTCCTCAAACTCATTGTTCAACTAccaaagagaaataaaagaagaacaaagaaacaaaaaagaaggaaatatttGCCTATGTGTATGTGCATTtatatgctctctctctctctcactacaTGACAACTCAATCGAGTATCCACATATACTTTGGCGActtatttaaatgatttaataaattatgttatttaaaCGTGTGATTGATCTTATGAATTATCGTGTAATGAGTTGAAAGACATTCTCAACCTAGTTTGAAAAaaaactttgtccaaaaaataaaacccacgtattttcacacaaaaaaaaaaaaagagagtaaaagaCAGACAGCCCCACAACCATGACCCACCATTAGGTATTAGCCACACTGCTAGTGCTAGCATGCTCACAAACCATCACATCACTGCCAATACCACAGCCGCCATGACACAGCCACCACAATGGATAACAAAGGTAATGTAATGAGGGTACAGTATGCTTTGGTCAATATTCTAAGTCCCGGCTGGCCAAAACAGGTCATATTAAGCAAAATTACAAACTCACATTTGCAAATCACATTCAGATCCTGTCATCATTTTATATGGAAAGCATATTTGTTTAAGTTCCATGAGAATATGTTGCATTTGCTTGGTCTACAAATTAACATGCAACAAGATACGGGGAAAATTATACAATTAGAGTAAAAATCTGAATTCCCAGGAAACCTTTTCATCATGATCACATTGAGCAGCATGGAAACACAAACTCCATCAACCTTTCTTCCCAATGATATCCCCCCAGTAATCTTCTTAGAACTGCTAAAGACTACAAACTTAAAAGTAAATTCAGCAATACATTTCACTTTATAAAGCATATGAAAATTTAAAGCAGTTTGATACCAGCTTCCCTCAAAGAATCAATAACAGCTTTGACCTTACCATGATATTTCTGTTCCCTCTTCAAATGAACAGCAACAGCTGGGATGTCTTTGAACAGCAGGCGCTCCCCCAATAGTTTTCCAATCTTTGCAGCAGCAGCCATATCCCGAGTAGATTCCATGCATGACCTCAAGGCCTTCTCCTGTGAACTTGCAGCAGAGGCAACAGTGGCAGTTGGTATGTGTACAACCTGGGCACTCAAATACTTGTTTGTAAAGTGCATCTTCAGAACATAAGGCTTCAGATACTGCATAATTCTTGGAGGCCTAACTGGTGGAGGAATAACCATTCTATTTCACATATAAATTAGAAGTAGAATCATAATATAGAACCATAAACTTTTAATTATCTCAAATAGCATACTCAAGAACATTATATGGTTAAAATATcttaaatgattttttcttgTGCTGGAACATATTACCATCAGCTACTTTGgttgaaaaattatttgaaagcCAAAGAGAGACAGCTACATTATAGATTTAGGCCATTGTTCCCTAAATGAAAGGGGAAATACCtgaattttttaatggaaagTGATTCATAGGATCAGTAGACACTGGACTTCAGGCAACTGAATGTAAAGGATAAATACAAATATTGTGTTTGAAAAGTTCATACCATTGAGTAATACATTGTATCAGACCTAAGGActacatggtatcagagctaagGACCACATGCTTATGTTTTATGGATCGTTTCTTCAATCTGGACTAAAACACTGATAGAcagtctctctttctctttctttagaACAGAACATCAGGTATGGAAGCTTTCACATCCACCACAAGAGAGATGAAAGGAACCTTTTTGGTTTGAGGcatggagatttttttttggttgataaattACACATGCATTTAGCCCCTGACCTTACACTCCGACCAGTCTAATGGGAGGATAATGACAAGAAGAAgactaaaagaaaaacaagtgcCCTAAATTGTTATCTAGGTAAGAGCTTCCATGTCAGTATATTCTAAAAGTTTACTTCACCTTTGTTGGACTGTGGGCAATGCCACTccacctcaaaaccaattggtaaTGAGAAAGAtacactcaaatcttttatggcatTCAATATCGCACCCTAAGGGTATGTTTTTAGAGCGGTCATAGGGAGCTGAATTGTGGTTCCCCCAACATTCCCCCCTCATGATGATGCTTCCGCAACTCAAACTCCAAACCTTGGCTCTCATATCATTTGTTAGACCAAAAGCTATGCCACTCCACCTCAAAACCAATAGTGATGAGGAATACACATTTAAGTCTTTTATAGTATTCAACATTGCAATCTACAAACCTATTTTTAGAGCAGTCATAGGGAGCCAAAATGTGGTCCGCCCAACAACCTTATAGGCAAATCCAACTCACCAAACAAACAACATAAGTCATTTCTTcaaatcattttcttttgtgttaCCGCATATCTCTTGAAGCAATCAATTGGAAATGCTTAGTGTTCATGCACAAGACAAATGAACAACTTTCTTGCCAATTTCACCAAGGTATTAAAAAATACAAGTCAAACAATGAAATTTAGTCAAAGATCTTCGTATCTCTATAATCAAAGCAACACAGTGCAAATAACTATCTTTTActcttaaattaaatttttttttttaataaaaaaaaactgaaagtaTCAGATAATACAAAAGCATTCTTTTCATTTCTCACCAAACCATAATTTGTTTAGCAACCAAACTTGAATTAAGCCTCAGACTATCACaaatctctaattttttttccttgctcaCTATCATTACGTTTTGACAATATCACAAAAGTTCTATAAGACAGTCAATTGGCCAAAAgcagttattttttattaataagatCTTATAATCACcccacataaaaaagaaaaattactaGAATTCTCTTGTTTAATTACTAAGAAACTGAAAAGAATATTACTTTTGAATCCTATGCTTTATGCTGCTTccatcttaaaaaatttaaattctttttcctACATAACCTCACAACCAAAACGACAACAGACATAATTCGAATGAAATATATCACAGAAAGTAAAAGTTGAGGATAAGCTTACAAGAACTCTTTcatcttgatttctttgtttattatttaccatttgaaagATGAAGAGCAGacgtcattattattttttgaatactttcaattcaaactttttttcttcattgattGAGATTCAATTAAAGAGGTGAATGAGAGTATAATGTTGGATAAGATAGTGTTGGGGGAGATAACACCTTGGGGAGACTCCAATTAAGGGGTTAACATAACATATAGGGCACCACTTGACTCAAATGCTTAAGCCAATGGGTTTGGTcccaattatgttatattaaccactcattcttGTCATTAGTTAatattcaatgtgggactttaCTACTTAGCTAACCACATGACCCACATGTAAACATTCCAAACAGATAGAATAGCGGAGAAGAATACATGTGCTTGATCCAATTACTCTAATAAGAATTAATAGCTGACTCCAAATTTTGGAACTAAGTTCTTGTTGTAGTTCATAGTGATGATGGCTAAGATTCAAAATACAAGCAATATAATTctcaatatttttaaattttaatcattctttaGAGCTGCCACAAGAACAAGCTCTCCAAAAAATTACGCAATCAGTTGGAGAAAACAGTTCCAGAAAATAACAGGGCAGTAATTTAACCaagaaataaatgaatgaaagaaaACCATTGTTTCCTCAGAGTCTAAGACCCACATGGTCCACTACATACAACATGCTCAGTGGTATGTATCAAACCAAAGAGTAAGCACAGAAGCACAATAATAAACTATAAGCTCTTGCCTTTTCGTTTACATTTGGCTATTCATTCAGAACTTCAATCAAACAATGTGGTTGCAACTCCTAAAACtcgaaaaacaaacaaaacatgcAAATCTAACACATTTCAGGACATGGGTTCTTCATAACCTGACCCATAGTACAGCAAAAACCTTTCTTTTCTAACCTTAACCCTCTGTTTGGTCCCCGAGAAAAcgaaggaaaaaatgaaaatgaaaccGGATGCATATTCAGAGCATTGACATTTCAAGTTCTTTAATTCCTAAAACCCCATAAACCCTTTAACAATGGAAACTACTCTAAAGTATTCAGTTTACTGTGATTCTCAGGAACCAAATCAATAAAGAACATAACAGTAAAGGTAACATTTTTATTGAGAAACTTTGAAAATAACAGAGAGGAATAAAAAATGCAGAGAGGGAGTACCTGTTGGGTTCTTTTTTTCTGCACTTGTTCAGACTCTAGAGAGCGCACAGACAGAACTACATCCAGAAGTCTCACTGAAAATGCCAGATTTTGGTttctaaattcaaaaaaaaaaaaacaaaagcattgGTAATCCAATAGCTCGGCCCATTGGGCTTGGACTAGGCCCATATGAAGTTTGGGCATTGAGGCTgcattatatgttttttttttttttttttttggtgggcttttaaatttttctatGGTGGAAAATACTAGGCTGGAGCACAATAAGGGCGAGAGAATTTCTGATGAAAATGAatgtagtgattttttttttttttttaatgcaagtGAAACATTTATGAAAATGTGTACTgttgttttccctttttttccaTTGGTTAATAGAATCCCTATGACCTATCTCCTCCCCCCTCCATAATTTCGTATGCAACTGTTACAATAAGTAGTCTTCaatccatggttttaaaaactgaattgatcaaagaaccaaaaaggAGTTTGAATTTTGGTCTTTTCTGgttgaaccaaattttttttacggTTTTTATCATATTGGATTATGGTCTGATTCTTGATTGAATTCGCTAGTCTAATCCGATTTTTGAAAACCATGGTCCAATGTctatttgagaattttttttaaaaaaattaaatctaaaaaaaaatccatttgagaaaaattatttagtagtttttggattttatattattattattattattgctgaAAGGTAGATaacattgaaaaaaaacaacaacaattcgCCGACAATAGACGTACACAGAAGAGAACAAACAATACACCCATCAATATCAAACACACAAACTACCAACTAGAAACAAGATCTAGCCATCAAGCTATAGAACAAATGCCAATAATGAATATACTAGTAATGACAAGCAATTCAtatttagtaataaaaaaaaaaaaagaacataactCTATAAACAGCCTCCATTTGACCTTAgtatagttttctttttttgagggggacCTTAGTACAGTTTTCTGGTCAAGAGACACtgcaatataattattttttggtctttcattagacatattttctttgattaaaTGCTTAGGATTGTGGAAATAATTTTAGCAGTTAGTAATATGAATTAGTTTATAAATCAATGTcactttttaaacaaaaaaagtaattaataaatatatttattatatggtTATTGTGGAATTAATCATCATAATTATTatcacattagtttgtaagtttttttttttttataataaaattaataatatcattaatattttgtttattttaaaagtctaGAATCTAGTTCACATCATATTTACTCTATAAATTTTTCTGGTATGAAGTATGAACTATGAAGTGGGTCTCAATATGAACCATTTAGTCcatcttattatttttcttatcaaacTTATGTGAAAGGGAGATACtttcatgtttttaaaatggaaaaaaaaaaaaaaaaaaaaagagcatcatGCTGTCCAATCTTAATCCCATTATTGTGGTTCACCTACAATATGAATTTCCAAAAgattatgaaaacaaaaaacaaaaataaaaacaagagagagagagatgtgaaaATAGTCAAAGAAGACAGATATCAATGTCGTAAATATCTTAGATAATgctataataatatatagataaTGGAATCAGACAAATTCCATTGCACAATGCACAAAACAACAATTAAGCCAGATTTGCAGGGAGAAATCCAAGAACTGGGCTGCAACTATTAACATTTAAAACCACTCAAAGTCTATGATGTGGGTCATCAGAATTCAGAAAGGTCTTTGGTcagaatttaaaaaatccaCCGTTAATAGCGTTAGTATTGAAGAATGCTAATGTCATATCTAAGGtcttttttacatttcataactaaaaaacatttgcatcaaaaaatgatatatctcactattgcaaaattttttacaatagtgctacagtacaattctaagtttagaattgtactgtagtaCTATtctgaaaaatatatatattttattccacCCCATAGTTGAAAAAAAGTGATGatgtaaaagaaataataaaaaaaagattaaaaaataatattttaatgaaaaagtaaaataatagaatttttggATGTAAggtgtattataaaatagtaaattaggATAAAGTAGTATTCTTTAATGTTGATGCTCTAACCATGAGGGATCatgaaaggccaaaaaaaaagaaaaaaaaagaaatactagtataaaaatAGAATAGGGAAGACCATGTTCTACTAATAAAAGATAGGGAATCATATCAACCTTGGGACTCACCCTGCTATCCTCAAAACCAACACAAACTCCTCCAATCCcccatatttttctctctcacacacactgtctctcactctctttaaTCAAAAGCCTGTGTCCAACACGCAACCCCAACGTGCAATGCTGCAGTGCCCCCCAAAactgtgtctctctctctctgcaccATTTACCACCACTATCTAATCTTCAAAataccaaaaccaaaaacacaTTTCTGGCTTTTCATGACCACCGTCCAATCTTTCACTGCCATCAATCTTTGGTCAAAAAGGTCATCAACATTTTATGTTGGGATTTACTCACGAATGCTACGAgggtatatattaataaattatttttaaaaaaaatttatgaaaaaaaaaattaattaattaatttgacagttttttaattttttataaaaaatttcataaaatagatGGTTGATATATGTACTAACCACACacttttatgtttatgtttatgtgcaAAAATTATGTGGGAGATAGCTAGCTTGGCACTAGCTTTGGCAGAGAGGCATTTAATAGTTTTACGCATTTCAGAAGTCTTAAAAGTTTGGCGTATGGTACAAACACTATGTTTAATTACTTGCATTTATTCAATGCATAGTTTGTGCTTTAGGTTCTCATAGCATAGTATAATGGGTTGGTTTGATAAACAGCTTTGTCTCACATTCCATGTAGCTATGATTAGCAAAAGACCACATGTTGACAAGATTGGAAGTAGAACACTATTgtgatttttttcaaaaccaaTTGGATTTGTCAAGGGAAAGTTAGCATTAAAGTGCAAAGACTATTATGTTTTACTTTATGATATTGGTGTATAGCTACAAATAATGAGGAGTTAGAAATGAACCAAGTCCACTTTAATCATAGATTTTCTAGCTAAGCTCAAGTAGTATATATGGTTTCTAATGACTAAAATTTCGAGCAAGAGTTAAGTAAACGAGTTGTTCAATCCTGattcaatagttttttttcGGATGAGTGATAGGCTATTCGAACAGTCTTTTATCGACTAttccaggattttttttttttcagaaaagcataaattatacaatctaataaaaagataaatttatatattaacaacaacaacaataaaaataaaaataaaaaataaaacatgcaaatacataaagtttacaattgtcttctacaagttttcatattttgaaatcggtgcataatagtctcattatcaatactataagctacatctttttcaatgtatacaatcaaacaatcattcaTCTACTAAATGTAGAACAAATTAtagagcaaaatttaattttattggcataaaaaaaattgagggtgttcccaaatttttttttaagggtagacaaatgaattttttaaattattatataaaaaaaaataaaaaaaattcaggtttGGGTGGTCTGGGACCACCCTGGCCTTAAGGTGGTGTCGCCCTTGTTTATCGAATTGATTTTGGGTCAAGCACGActctataaaatatattaataattaataattctaTTATTTATCTCCATAGTCCACCTTATATAACAAGGTAGAACAAAAATAAGACTATGAAGTGAAATGGAATGAGTACATTTCCATTTAGTCAAAGTATTATCACATgtcttatcaaaaataaaaataaaagtattagcACGTGAATTTGTCTTCCCAATTGTGTTCACTATAAAATATGCTCAATTGTCATCATCAACTCTCTACATTCATCCACAGGAGTAAAAATCGAGTCATTAGTTGAAATCTGCCCTTTAATTTAGATGCCCTTTAATTTAGATGAATTCAATAACTACCTTAGCATCAAATTCAACTTGTAAACAGTAAAATCAACCCTTTTTTGagttataatataaatatctcAGCTTCCATTTCAACTTTTAAACAGTTTATGCCTAACTAAGAGAGACCATCATGAAACTTTTGTATTATGATGAAATTTATAAACAAGTATTAAAAACCAAACACATAaagaacatatttttttataaaaagaaaaacactaaagtatcaattttattacaaaatatttacaaattaaatGTGATCAATGTCATCTTAACAACGTAGTAAATAAAGTTTTGAATCACCTTTTATTAATCAAAGTGTAAAATTTACATGCATGAGAAAAACTGTAGTACCCCAACTTCactattatgaaaaaaaaaaacaaaaaacaaaaaacaaaaaaaaattattgtgaatatCCAAGAATTTGGATAAAAAGAAGTGGCTGTGAGACTATGAgagtactctttttttttttttttttttggatgaggaGTGGGAGTACTCTATTTGGCGGCAGAAAGTATCCAAAAAACCTGACCCATTCATACGTAATATATTGGACACCACTAATCAAACAGTTGATCAAACCGGTAAGAATAAGATTCACTGGCATGGGGTCATGTCAAATTCAGGGTCAAATCTAGTATGGAATGCTATTCAATAATCTTAAGAGCCTAGCTATATGTATTACTTTTTTCAACATGGAGTGACGCAATCGGACAGTGTATTTCACCCATTAAATGAGAGAGTGATAATTGGTCTCACAAAGTCATGGTCTTCGAAGTGTTCCTAGGggcttttgaaaattttttctaagtcCATTAagaatttgggggggggggcttGTCTAACTTTTTCTTCACAGCAACAATTGGGGGGTGAAAAATTGTTTCCTTGATTGCTTTTGCTTCTCATCTCATATGAGGCCTTTAAAGAATGCCCACTTCAAGACTCAATCTCTTTAAttctcacactctctctctctctctctctctctagctagaACTTCTATATAAATGCATGAGCTTCTTTCACATATTTCATGCAGTGTCTTATTAGCTCAATTATTATATACATATGGtcatgaagaagaagatagagatGGTTATGGTGGGCGAGTAGCTCTTGCTGGAGAAGCAGGGCACGTGCAAGCTTTAGCTCTAGTGATGGCTAGGTGAACCTTTGCACGTGCTCCCCTTCTCCAACATGGGTTTCTCAGCCTTTCACTCATCTACTTGGAGACTGGAGAGGTGCACAAACATGAGAATTTGTAAGATAGCAATGGTATAAACTACAtaccttcatttttattttatatataaataccaCTACcttcacttttctctctttatttatttgtctacTTCATGACCTTTTATTTCTTGTTGGAATGCATGTCCTCTCTCTGTAGTTGCATAGATATTGGAGTAGATGAGGGTACACAAACATGGGAATTTGTAATATATCAATGGTATAAACttctttaacattttattttatatatgaatatCACTACcttcacttttctctctttatttatttgtctacTCCATGACCTATTATTTCTATCTTGTTGAAATGCATGTCCTTGCTCTATAGTAGCATAGATATTATATACTGAAAATGGGTGTCAATGTGCTATATAATTGTGTTGATTGTTGTTGAATGTTGTTGTACAGTACTATTTTCTAATCGGTTGCCAGAACCATATGTGTGTGACATATGGAATGTAGATGGGTCTtgagaaaaagggagagagaaagagagactgaGTTGACATATATGGATGAGCTATGAATTAGATAATGATGACCCACACCTCTCAATTTACTGTAGTTATGGCTCAACTTTCTTTGTTACAATAACTATACCCAAAGGATAGAGGCTACTAGAGCGCACACATGGACTTTTCTACTATACACGCATGTTCACTTTAGGGTTTTCCTGTACCAAACTATTCCAGAACACAATtcatttaaaacaaagaaaaaacaaaacaaaactattcTAAAACACAGTTGGTCATAGGTTGCACATTTTGTACCCAATTAGAGTTTTTAACTGTAAAGTTTGGGTTTTAGTGATAGATCTTTTGCAATATAAAACTTTACTTGAGAAGTTCTTTAATATGAGTGCTTGATAAATGATAGTGAATAGCATTGAGTTTTGAATTTATAAAGCATGAGCATTGATTGTAATTTAGCTCCaactttaaaattgttttcatctTTAATACCCAATAATACTCTTTTTTAGTGGATTTCCCAAACATCCTCCTCTTTGCTTAAAGAGCCTTTCAGTTCAAAAGGTACTTTAAGGCTATGATTAACGCAGAGCCAGAGACCTTACACACCAATAGCAGGAATGGAATGGATCACCACTTCTCAGAAACTTTCTCTacctaatttttatatatatttttacattgGAATGTGGTTTAAATAGAGTAATGGAACCAATGGGAATATGCATGTCCTTGTTAAAGAAGTCATATAGTGAAAGTGTTTCAGTCTTGCTGTCATTGCTAAAAATGAGCATGtagtaatatcatttttttagagGGATTGGGATCATGTAATATCAATGAGTGTGCAAAAACATACGAACCATTTTTGCTTCAAAAATGCAAATTGTAAAGCCACTTGAAGCATGTATAACCTATATCCTCAGTCAAACTGGGCCTAAGAGTTAGCTATGGATTATAATTTAAGCTCTcttagatttttccttttaattctTAAGTCATGTTAATGGGTATGGATTATAATTTAAGCTCTCTtagattttccttttaattcTTAAGTCATGTTAATGGGTGTctttaacaatctattttaagaaagttttaacactattttgatgaaaaacagaaaaagtaaaaattttcttaaaatgtttTGTTACATCCAACAAATTATTGCAATCAATTTCCACTGGCTTAACCTGAAAACTAAGTTGCACCTAATTTAAACCAAGTATGAGCATAACAGGTACTAGTAAATAGTAATCTACACTGACAAGCAGACAACTGGTAAAATGGCTAGCTTATCATTGGTTATTGATAATGAAATTTCATAACCACGTAGAATTAATGCTAGTTAATACCCGACAGTAATAGGGCCagaaaaggaaagggaagaAGGTATTCACTATTCAATCTCTCGCATGCTGGGAGTTTACCTGTCAAATATCAACTGAAGAGTTCACATGTTGTAAGAGACAAAATACATACGATCAATGTGCATTGAGATCATTTTCACTAAAAGGaggaacaaaaaataatatttttccttatcCAAAATTGAGGTATCGCTTGGGATGACATTTTttccaattattattattttttcctatgTTGGGATTACATTATTGTACATGCTCAATATTATCTGTTGCATTGGCCTGCATTTGTGTGTGAGATATTGATAGACCCAACACCGTATCCCCTTCTCTCTTATATCTTAATGCTTGAGGATAGAGATGGACTGGGGCCTCCCCTCTCTTcaattacttaattaaattatctttacttaaaataaaataaataaaggactCAAGCCCTCTACTTATGAATGCATGTTTTCTTATAATAAGTTGCTTTTGAGCTTAGAAAATAAGTTTAATAATACTTGGGTGTGGCTTTATGGTAAATAacctttcaagtttcaagtgcTTTTGGAAGAGAGGATAAAATATGTAATCCATAAAGAACAACCAGAAGTGTCTTGATCTTGTGATAAAATTTTTACCATCATAGATTGTGTGATGCTTAATGAAAAAGTATTTGGAaaagaactttaaaaaatagGTTGAAATATAGTTTTGGTGAATAAAATTTAGTCTCAATATAATTTAAAGTTTGTAATTTCATCCATAAGGTAAAGGACTATTTTCTTCCACATGCCATTGAACAAATTGAGAAACCCTCCCATATAAACCTCCAATTTTTATCTAAATGTGACAGacaattacttttaaaaaatctaattgtCTCAAGAGATCTATGCAAATtacacaaaatcaaataaatgttacatgcctcatattcagctaaaaattaaaagaaattggaAGATCCATGGATGCAATCTGATCCCAAAGAGATTACACGCGTGACTCATTTATTCAAACTTATAAAAATGAtgtagtttgaaataaatttatacagTATTAGATTGCATTTTAatgcaaggaaaaaaattcaaactttttatggatgaaaatatgcttttatatatataaaagttgggttagagtttaaaaaaataaaaataaaaataataaataaataagggggGAAGAAAGTTAGATTAGACTTATATCATGTGTACTTAAAACCTAAACcatatatattatgaaaaagATAATGATTAAGGGGTTATTTAGTAACGTTGTTTTAGtaacattatttatattttttaaaaatacgtgtggaaaaaaaaatatataaaaatacagataatattatttaaaaactgaaaacatgttaCTACTATACCAAACGGGCCTAAATTTTGGCTCAACCTATCGTGCTTGACCAAGTTAAATGATGTAAACGAACTGTGTACTTGACCATGCATGTCAATCTCTGCTTGCACCAGTTAAAATGGTGTAGTACGGAGCTAGCACATATAAGCTGAAGCTAAACACACACGTTTGAACCTGTCCCGTATGGCAGAGTTATGGTAAGATGGCGTAAGGTTGATGAGGCCAGTTTTGGCAGTCAAAAAAGATGGGTTTCTAAGCAAGTAGTACTTCCGGTTTACCTTAGAAAGTGGGGGACTTTGCTAggttgtttattgtttttgtttttccttttccttgtgTGTTTGTATGATAGGAAGTTTGGTTTTTGATAGGGCATTAGGGTGTTGGAAATTGAAgttagggagagagagagagagagagagagagagagaggggggggggggggaagggagGGAGACAAGAAAGAAAGGCAGTGCTGCC contains these protein-coding regions:
- the LOC126716923 gene encoding uncharacterized protein LOC126716923, with amino-acid sequence MVIPPPVRPPRIMQYLKPYVLKMHFTNKYLSAQVVHIPTATVASAASSQEKALRSCMESTRDMAAAAKIGKLLGERLLFKDIPAVAVHLKREQKYHGKVKAVIDSLREAGIKLL